A single region of the Lentimicrobiaceae bacterium genome encodes:
- a CDS encoding DinB family protein produces MDFSNVTNRILMYVDTWEQKLIDLPVDTITNKRNKQNRTIKQILGHLIDSAANNHQRMIRLQYNDKLDFPDYQQDNDLWIALQDYQHADWNTTIQLWKYYNLHMIQVIKSVDKTKLDNSWQSFGNISVTLRQMIEGYSEHMELHFNEIQELTDQ; encoded by the coding sequence ATGGATTTTTCAAATGTTACAAACAGAATTCTCATGTACGTGGATACATGGGAGCAGAAACTGATTGATTTACCTGTTGATACAATTACAAACAAGAGAAATAAACAAAACAGAACCATCAAACAGATTCTCGGACATCTGATTGATTCTGCTGCCAACAATCATCAACGTATGATTCGATTGCAGTATAATGATAAACTTGACTTCCCCGATTATCAGCAAGATAACGACCTGTGGATTGCCCTGCAGGATTATCAGCATGCCGACTGGAACACCACGATTCAGCTGTGGAAATATTATAATTTGCACATGATACAGGTGATAAAATCGGTCGACAAAACTAAACTTGACAATTCGTGGCAAAGTTTCGGGAACATCAGCGTAACTCTTCGGCAAATGATTGAGGGATATTCAGAACATATGGAGTTGCATTTTAACGAGATTCAGGAATTAACTGACCAGTAG
- a CDS encoding polysaccharide biosynthesis protein: MFLSFSHRFVSRRVIFLKDLIFLIIALVVAYLLRFNFALTPDLRENLFHHIIGSTLVAAVSFLIFKPYAGIIRHTGIEDVLRLAKSFLLILVLLLALNWVSSVYPTDYYPVIPLSVLIIYLMVGAFMLLVTRLAVKLLFMTMSRSGEPRENILIFGAGQAGITTCNVISNDKNSTLKVVGFIDENPLLIGKVLMGAKVYKPSDINEDFLNNLKVKDIIFSVQNIDADDKRNLIEDLIARAPVVVREIPPVGSWINGELTVKQINKVKIEDLLQRQPIQLDKAPVLEEIRNKVVLVTGAAGSIGSELSRQLCRLGAARLVFLDQAESPLYDLQQELKVSYPSQASKFEFVIGDVSNAETVERVFRIHKPHLVYHAAAYKHVPLMEQNPFEAVRVNVFGTRLVANTASKYRVQKFVMISTDKAVNPSNVMGASKRVAEIYIQSLNLKKDNRTAFITTRFGNVLGSNGSVIPLFERQIAKGGPVTVTHPDIIRYFMTIPEACSLVFDAGAMGMGGEIFLFDMGNPVKINDLAINMIRLSGLKPGKDIKIEYTGLRPGEKLYEELLNDGENNLPTHNKKITIAQVRHYPPYEVDAMFLDLEDSFNTYDRVEVVAQLKRIVPEFRSNNSEYQLLDRTA; this comes from the coding sequence ATATTTTTATCCTTCTCACATCGTTTTGTTTCGCGCAGGGTTATCTTTCTTAAAGATCTTATTTTTCTGATTATTGCGCTGGTGGTGGCTTATTTGCTCCGCTTTAACTTTGCCCTTACCCCCGACTTGCGCGAAAACTTATTTCACCATATCATCGGCAGCACCCTGGTAGCAGCTGTCAGTTTCCTCATATTTAAACCCTATGCAGGCATCATCAGGCATACCGGCATTGAAGATGTATTGCGTCTGGCAAAAAGCTTTTTGTTGATATTGGTGTTGCTCCTGGCTTTAAACTGGGTGAGCAGTGTTTATCCCACTGACTATTATCCTGTGATACCCTTGTCGGTGCTGATTATATACCTGATGGTAGGGGCGTTTATGCTGCTGGTTACACGTTTGGCCGTGAAGCTGCTTTTTATGACGATGTCGCGCAGTGGCGAACCCCGCGAAAACATTTTGATTTTTGGCGCCGGGCAGGCTGGCATTACCACCTGTAATGTAATTTCCAATGACAAAAACTCTACCCTCAAGGTGGTGGGCTTTATTGATGAAAACCCTTTGTTGATTGGCAAAGTACTGATGGGGGCCAAGGTGTATAAGCCTTCAGATATCAACGAAGATTTTCTGAATAACCTGAAGGTAAAAGACATCATTTTTTCGGTACAGAACATCGATGCTGATGATAAACGCAACCTGATTGAGGATCTGATTGCCCGTGCCCCTGTGGTGGTGCGCGAGATTCCGCCGGTAGGCAGCTGGATAAACGGCGAACTTACCGTCAAACAGATCAATAAGGTAAAGATTGAAGATTTGCTGCAGCGCCAGCCCATTCAGCTCGACAAAGCACCTGTGCTTGAAGAAATCAGGAATAAAGTGGTGCTGGTAACCGGTGCTGCAGGCAGTATTGGCAGCGAACTGTCGCGGCAGTTATGCCGGCTGGGCGCCGCCCGCCTGGTGTTTCTCGATCAGGCTGAATCTCCTTTGTACGATTTGCAGCAGGAGCTCAAGGTGTCGTACCCGTCGCAGGCTTCCAAATTTGAATTTGTGATAGGCGATGTGAGCAATGCCGAAACTGTTGAGCGCGTGTTTCGCATTCACAAACCACACCTGGTATACCATGCAGCAGCCTACAAGCATGTGCCCCTGATGGAGCAAAACCCGTTTGAAGCGGTGCGTGTAAATGTGTTTGGAACCAGGCTGGTAGCCAACACGGCCTCGAAATACAGGGTGCAGAAGTTTGTGATGATCTCCACCGACAAAGCAGTTAACCCTTCCAATGTGATGGGGGCTTCCAAAAGGGTTGCTGAAATCTACATTCAGAGTTTGAACCTTAAAAAAGACAACCGGACCGCCTTTATAACCACCCGTTTTGGCAATGTGCTGGGGTCGAACGGTTCGGTTATCCCCTTGTTTGAGCGGCAGATAGCCAAGGGCGGGCCGGTAACGGTTACCCATCCCGACATAATCCGCTATTTTATGACCATTCCCGAAGCCTGTTCGCTGGTATTTGATGCCGGTGCCATGGGGATGGGGGGCGAAATATTTTTGTTCGACATGGGCAATCCTGTAAAGATTAACGATTTGGCTATCAATATGATCAGGCTGTCGGGACTTAAGCCGGGCAAAGACATCAAAATAGAATACACCGGTTTGCGTCCGGGCGAAAAGCTGTATGAAGAGCTGCTCAACGATGGTGAAAACAACCTGCCCACGCACAACAAGAAAATCACCATAGCGCAGGTGCGGCATTATCCGCCTTATGAGGTAGATGCCATGTTTCTCGATTTGGAAGATTCGTTCAATACCTACGACAGGGTAGAGGTGGTGGCGCAACTCAAGCGCATCGTACCTGAATTCCGCAGCAATAATTCTGAATATCAGTTACTCGACCGTACAGCGTAA
- a CDS encoding ATP-binding protein has translation MIARPIYTEQLKPFINKPQIKIITGIRRSGKSTVLQLLKEELLKAGVSAERIISVNFESFAFSEFTTAQKLYEYIRGKIQQGQKYYLILDEVQEVIGWEKAVNSFLADFDTDIYITGSNSHLLSSELATYLAGRYVEIPVFTLSYREYLNFRKHYFPEEQIQANSFTTYLRKGGFPVIHTVNYDEETAYKVVRDIYSSVILRDTVQRYKIREVELLERVIRYAFDNIGNTFSGKNVADYFKNQQRKTDINTIYNYLYALEGAFILYRVPRYDIKGREILKTQEKFYASDVSLIYATMGFRDRMIAGILENVVFLELKRRGYQVYIGKLDNKEIDFIAERQGEKIYIQVAYKLENKQTLEREFAPLLSVDDQYPKYVVTMDDFWRDSIEGVKHLYIADFLLSDKW, from the coding sequence ATGATTGCACGCCCCATATACACAGAGCAGCTTAAGCCATTCATCAACAAGCCGCAAATAAAGATCATAACCGGCATCAGGCGATCGGGTAAATCAACAGTTTTACAATTGTTGAAAGAAGAGTTGTTGAAAGCCGGAGTTAGTGCAGAGCGCATTATTTCGGTAAATTTTGAAAGTTTTGCCTTCTCTGAGTTTACCACAGCACAGAAACTGTATGAATATATAAGGGGAAAAATACAGCAGGGTCAAAAATACTATCTGATACTGGACGAAGTTCAGGAAGTAATTGGATGGGAAAAGGCTGTCAACTCTTTTTTGGCCGATTTCGATACAGATATCTATATTACCGGTTCCAATTCTCATTTACTCTCCTCCGAACTGGCCACATATCTGGCAGGCCGGTATGTTGAAATTCCGGTATTTACACTTTCCTACCGTGAATATCTGAACTTCAGAAAGCACTACTTTCCTGAAGAGCAGATCCAAGCCAACTCTTTTACAACCTATCTTCGCAAAGGAGGTTTCCCGGTCATACATACGGTAAACTACGACGAAGAAACAGCATACAAAGTAGTCAGGGATATATATTCTTCGGTTATATTGCGCGACACTGTTCAGCGTTACAAAATAAGGGAGGTGGAATTGCTTGAGCGTGTGATTCGCTATGCATTTGACAATATCGGGAACACATTTTCGGGCAAAAATGTGGCCGATTATTTCAAAAATCAACAACGCAAAACGGACATCAACACCATTTACAACTATCTGTATGCGCTTGAAGGGGCGTTTATCTTATATCGTGTTCCGCGTTATGATATCAAAGGCAGGGAAATACTGAAAACACAGGAAAAGTTTTATGCAAGCGACGTTTCACTGATTTATGCAACAATGGGTTTCAGAGATCGGATGATTGCGGGCATATTGGAGAATGTTGTTTTTCTGGAGTTAAAAAGGAGAGGATACCAGGTATATATAGGAAAGCTGGATAACAAAGAGATAGACTTTATTGCCGAAAGGCAGGGCGAAAAGATTTATATACAGGTGGCTTATAAGCTGGAAAATAAACAAACCCTTGAACGGGAGTTTGCGCCTCTTTTATCAGTGGATGATCAGTATCCCAAATATGTGGTCACGATGGATGATTTCTGGAGAGATTCAATTGAAGGGGTAAAGCATTTATATATTGCTGACTTTTTGCTCTCCGATAAATGGTAG